accaaaatttttcttccaGGATCTTCGCCAAGCATACACTACGTTTATTGATTAAGTAGCCGTGTTCCAAAGGATACTCAGCGACACAAACAATCTACATAGTAATCTCAAagtaaatataatttaaatatattaaCTGAAACTAGAAatagagaaaaaaaactagCAAAGGAATCgaaacaaaacaagaacACATTAAATAGATAAAATTAATcatcctcttcttcttcaccaGTAGTTGGAATCTTATCCAAATTATCTAATACTTCCTTTAATTTCTTAGCACCAACTTCAAAATAATCTTTTTGAGCGGCAACTAAAactttcaacaaatcaatatttttagaAGGTTTCAataactttttcatttccaCCACAGCTACCTCGGTAGCACTAACAAACCCATCTTCTTTAGCGATTAACTCTTCATTTTCTGGATCCAGTTTTTCGTATTTGCTtcttaataaatcaaattcgCCTCTGGTTGCGTAAACTTTTTTACGTAACTCATTTACTTTAATAAAACTTTCATTCAATGTTCTAATTAATTCCGCATTCAATCCAGACATAATCTTCTTATCTTGATCTAATCTGGCAACAGCAATTTCTTGATAAGTTGATGAAACTTGTAAAAGAGCAAATGATAATGGGTGTTCTGAAGATTTCAATTCGTCGCTGTGTTTGGCACATATTTCAGCTAAATGACCAAACAAGGTTTTTGGCAATTGTGGTGAAGTAGGTTGAATACTCACTACTCCTGATTCATCTTTAGATTCAGCATCGACATCTTGTCCAAGTAACAccttttccaattcttgaGGTGACGAAACattcttcaattggttAAATTTTTGTCCAATCAAACCACTGACATTGGCGTCCTTTATCTTGTTGATGGCATAGTTACCAGGTGGGTAATCATAACTGACTTTACCATAGGTTTCATTGGTGGTTTGAATTAAATCAGTGtacaatttcaacaacaaatcacAATTTGATTCCAATTGCAAATAATCTTGTGGCAACTCACTGACATCAATGTCATCTGTTGTATTGTTAGCCAACTGCTCCAAgtgtttcaattgttctGAGATCAATTGTGTGGTCTTAGTGGTGTATGGTTGAATTGATTTGCTCAATTGATCACTGGTCTTGGTGAAAGACTCTTTGACTTGATCAACTGATGGTAACGAttcttgaattgatttaaaatcaaacgATGGGAACTTAAATGACATTATTGAATAACtataccaaaaaaaaaaaacagaaatgGAAGGTGAATATGTTTGTACTTttgtaaaaaaataaaagaacaAGTTATATATAGATAGTATTTATATAGGAGAGAGGcaggagaaaaaaaaaatagaaacaCTCAAATAAAACTtacatattattattgtcaaGAGGGAAAAAATATCGTAGAGTTGAATTTCATTAACATTAATCATGTGGAAGTACAAATCTCGAAATTTCAACTATTGAAAGTACTGTTAAAACGACATTTGGTCAAGTTTTGTTATTATAGCTTTTGTGTTTcgttctttttttttgtattggaGGTGGGAGGACGAGCCATTGGCTGTTATCTTAGCTGGTAAATAGAATTACTTCTTTGTAtaaatctttttgtttatttgtgAGACAAATTGGTCTCGGATAgatattaattgattgtgATCATACGATTACAATTTTAAAATACACCCAGAGCTGTAAATGCTTTCTATCTAGTGGTATAAGTAAACAATAAAGCAGTCCATGTCAGTTGCACAATACATCATTACCTCTATATATTATACTACCTTTCTAGAAGCTTTTTTTGAACTGTGTCATCacaaattttgattgtCAGATCTTCTTATTTTGTTAGTCCTTAggaagtttttttttttttttgggccactgaaaaataaatagaaGTCAATTTGTAGACATAACAACTGTTTCTAGTGTCATCAAAGCCATGACTGAAAATACAACACCTTATTACAAGAAACAGGCATCATACCAAGATAAACGGTATACCATAAACAAGTCCAATTTAATCGAACCGATTATTCGACATCGAATACAAGACTCCTTATTTTACAAACAACATTTATATTTGAGTAATGAGGCAACAATACTACCGATTATTATCGAACATGTACATTACATTGGAGGTACAGATTCTTCAAACCGACCAAGCACTTTTATATCGTGTTTATTCAGATTGTTAGAACTTGAACCAAGTAAAGAGATAATCAAAACATATTTGACCCAGCTTGATTTTAATGAGTTCAAGTACCTCACGGCATTGACATTGATTTACATCCGCTTAACATATCCAAGTCAGGAAGTATATTCCATATTTGATCAATACTTTCAAGATTTCCGGAAGTTAcgaataaaattgaaaacgCCAGTGTTTGACTCACAGAAATTGCCCATTCATTATAAAATCACATTTATTGACGAATGGGTGGATACATTATTGGTGAATGAACGagtaattgatttgatgtTACCACGACTAATACCAAGAACAACGCTTGTTGAGCGTGGTCAACTTGCTCCAAGACAATATTACATTGACGTCAGTGACGAAGAAGAGAAAGATGCTGGCGAAGAAGAGAAAGATGCTGgcgaagaagaagataatgattatgaaaGTGATAGTGATTAGAGGAAGCCGTTGGTTGTCTGTctcttcttggtgtatatTAATGTTCAGGAGCAAAAATTTCAAGGGGtctaaataattttttttttcgaaaGGGAATATTCTACGCGTGCATGGCCCGAGCATGTAAAGTTTCTATTACATACattaacaaacaaaataataaagcaagtaaaacaacaaaaaaaaaatatttcgTCATATAATGTTGAacttctttctcttttacTTCTTTGGTGTATTCTTGACAAAGGCCAATTTTACTCATTTTCCAGATTTGCAATTAAACATCTAGCATTTGATACAACATGGCTATTACAAACTTGCTAGAAAGCCAGGATGCACATTCAGAAGCTAGCTTACATGCggtttcaaaaacaaaaattttatttatagtaatattatttattgtaTCATTAACActgtttgtttttcaaactGAATTCACATCACAAGCATACAAGTTGAAATTTCTGGAACCGGTAGTGTTACTAGCTGTCACTCATGGTTCCTGGTGGCTCTTATGGCccattcaaattatttttgtgTCACTTTGGAGAACGAcactgaagatgaagaaaacaGATAAAGAGGCAACTATAAGCAATAGTGTTGGATCAGGTATTCAATATCAACGTTTAAACTCTAACTCAGGATTGTTGGAAAATGAAGGTGACTCaactcaacaacaaaaccaatTGCAGGTTCCCTTGCACCAGATCAACTACTTTACCTACTTTAAAAAATGCATAGTCAAACAATTTCATAACGTTTATCACACGTCGATTTTGATCTACCAGTCAAATGTCAAAGGAGATAGATCAACGACTTACTTGAATCAACTCATTGACGAGAATCCGCACATTTCCAATTCTAGTTCCATTCGTGAATGTATTAAAACATTTATTGCTACTCCTTCCATTAGATATGTCATTATCAAAGCATTTATCATTACAGTGGTATTGACCCTTGCTGGGTTTACGTGGTACGGTGCAATGTCTATGACATATCCTTCAGATGTTACGGCTATTTACAATTGTTCCGCATTCACAGCGTATGCGTTTGCTATaccattattaaatgaGAAATTTTCATGGTTAAAGGCAAGTTCTGTCATCATAGCTCTTTCTGGGGTGTTTATTGTTGCATATTCCGGAGATGATAGCAAAGATCaaccaaaagaagaaaaccCTTATCCCTTACGATTCTGGGGAAATTTACTTATATTAACAGGAGCGGTACTTTATGGTTATTATGAGGTTTTATATAAGAAATACCTTTGCATACCAGAACATTTATCGAAAATCACTACACCAAGACGTCAACTGACATTTGCAAATTTTGTCATGGGGTTCTTTGGGATATATACTTTGACCATTCTCGTTACAATTTTAATCTTTGCAGAGGTATTCCACATTCAtcattttaatttattcGACTATGGCGACAACACTACCACCATTTGGCTATACATTTCTGGATCCATAGTGagcaatttattatttagtGCGTCATTTTTATCTTTGATGGCATTGACAAGTCCAGTTTTGTCATCTGTTAGTTCTTTATTGACTATCTTTTTGATTGGGTTGGTGGAATGGTGGGTTTTCGGAAACAAGTTGGGGTTCCAACAATTAGTGGGAGACTTGCTTGTGATTGTAGGATTTGTTATGTTAACAATAGCATCATGGAAGGAAATCAGTGAAGGTAATGAGGATGATGAAGTGGATGCGGTTAGTACTTACTCATTTGCATTAAGTACAGAAGAGAACCGATAAAAAAGACAAACTAAcaattaatttgtttagATTAGTTAgactttatttttatagTGACATACATACATgcattattattctttgGAAATAGTTTTAAACCAAGTTCTCATAATGTTAGTGTTTGTAAAGGTTAATGCCAAATTCCTTAGAATGTTTCAGGGCCAAAATTTTTCTGGAGCTTACAAACCAACccgcaaaaaaaaaacccgaattcaatattttgccattcaaataataaaaccaACAGCCTTATTCATTAAGCTggttttctttcaattaCATTGTTCAATCACGCTAAATAATATACACACGTATTATTGATATCATGACAGTAGATGAGCTGGATGTTAGTGGGTCTTTTCAAGGCTTAATGAGATCATTGAATTTGGATAGTGAACAATTTAAGGAATATGACGATATTGATTTCGAATCTCTTAATTTCATACAACTTTCACATGTCAAGGATGAGATAGAAaaccaattaaatatattatttgaCTTATTGAGACACAAGTACAATGCCGATATGGATACTCCATTAGTTACGCCTGATGGATTTCCAAGAAGTGATCTTGATGTGGTCACTATTCGATTACTACGAATCCGAATTATTCGATTGAGAAATGATGATAGAAAAGTTATACATTTATTAGATGACAGGATGGCCCAAGAGTTTGCTACTCGAAGAGAAAGCAACATAGAGGcaggagaagaagaactGACTACATCCTCTACATCAAGGTACCACATTCCATTTGCCCAAGTGAGAGAAGTAGTCTCTGGCGGACCTGCTTTCAATTCAGGGTTGAAAGAGGGAGACcaaataattgtttttgatgaCGACATTCATGCtgctaataataacaaGTTAGGCAGTTTAGTGTCAAGAGTTCGTTCGAaacaaaatgaagaaatcaaagtCGATTTGAAACGAGGCGAAGAAAGAATCACTTTGAAACTAATTCCGTCGGATAATTGGGACGGACAAGGTTTATTAGGATGCCGTTTAATACCTATATAGTGATGtgatataatatataatacTATACTTTAACCCCCATGCAATGTACTGGTAAAAGTAAATACATCTCCGCTTTCAATAACATATTCTTCCATACCTTCTAATTCCCAATCGGTATCATtaatcaaaaccaaaatacCTGGTCTCACGGTCCCATCTTCTATAAATACGGGAATATCCTTAGGATCTGATATTATATTCTTGGTGATGTAGGTTATCAAATCAGCAACTGTAGCTTCACCTTCTTCGAATGGTATCACACATTTGTGTTCTCTTACTGAATTGGATATTATATCTAAACCTCCTAAAAACTCaactttgattttgattgcCATTTTTTTCTCCCTCTTCTATTGCAATGAATACTAATCTGGTTGAATTATCAGATGAGCTCACGGGTgtaaaaattcatttttttttttttgccaatCAATCTTTTTGTCTCGATTTAAGAATTGACAGTCTTTAATTGTCACttacaatttttcataCATATCACAAGAAACTTTTCAAATGTAAGcattttaatattttttaataattcagAAGGCATTCGTTAGACTTTTATAACACAGGTTGATAATGTTCCAATACTATAAGCATATTAATATTGTTAGCTTCGCGACTGCACATAATTATAAGCGTGCTCGAAACCTGTTTGTTAACTAATTTTGGAGACACGTAGTAGGAACAGAGATTTTTTTCCACAGCAAAAGAATACTGAGTGAATTTGAGTTTTGGTAGGAAGGAAACAAacgaagaaaaaaaaaagtgtaACGCCAAACAAGTGAAAACTAAACTGTCAACTTTTATATTCAACATTTGTTAATCCATTGAACTTTTGTCACAAATTATCATGTTGAAACAATTATACTTTTTCTTAGTGTGTTTATTGTGGACAACTGTCAATGCATCACGATTTGATGTTGAACATGCATTGGTGTTATATGATCCAGAATTGCTTCCATTAAATGACACAAGTTCTTTGACTCCAGAAGTTGCCCAATTCATAGAGTATTTGTCAGATAAGTTTGACGTGAAAATCAGTGATTACAACAGCGAAgatatcaatttgttttttgatGACTACCCTCGTTACGAGCATCTTGTATTGTTTCCATCATCCAAGAAAACTATTACATCTAAAGAGGCATTGAGTCTGCACAATTTATTACGattcattaatgaaaatagtaacatttttgttgttggtggaTCACAAAGTGTTTTACCTGATGGATTAAGAGGATTCTTAAATGAGCTTGGTGTCTTCCCATCGCCAAAGAATTACAAGTACATTGATCATTTCAACAGCAAAAATGGTGTCGTCCAATTGAATCGTGACAATGTTGTCGAGGGAAATAGATTAGTTCAAGAATTGTCTGTAACCAAATACGATGGTAATGCTGCTTTGATTTCGAACAATGAATTAATCTTCCCCATTGTTAGAAGTTCAGCAACAGGATACACCAACAAAGTTGGTGAACCGATTGATGCTGACAAAACATGGACCTTTGGTGAGCAAGGTTATTTGGCAGTTGGGTTCGAAGCTTTGAATAATGCCAGATTAGTTTGGGTTGGGTCCAATTCCTTGTTGGCAGAACCTCAATTGTATAAATGGTGTTTCCAACAACAGGGTAAATTGAAGTTGCAATTTGTGGAGCACATAAAAGCCGACGAACCAAGTAAACCAAATCCACATTTGTACAGAATTAAAGATCAAGCAATTTACACTATTGGAGTATCTGAATTTGTCGATGGAAAGTGGATCCCATTTGAGGTTAAAGACGAAAAAGATCAATTACAATTGTCTTTCAAGATGTTGGATCCTTACCAAAGATTAAACTTGAAACCGCTTGGCCCAGTGAGTGCCATCAGTAATAGTACAGAATTAGATACCTATGCCTACTTTGTTAACTTTACTGTTCCTGACCATCATGGTATGTTTACCTTTGAATTGGACTACAAGAGACCTGGGTTATCCTATTTAGTTGACAAAAGAGTAGTCACCGTGAGACACTTCGCAAACGATGAATTCAAAAGATCATGggatatttcaaattcctGGTTATACGTTGCTAGTGCCGTGTTTGTAATTATTGCATGgtttgtatttgttgtttcttaCATTTACATCGGCAAATCAAActattccaaaaaaaatgtatagTTGACTTAAATACactttaaaaaatatattgattcGATTATAGAATTCTATTTTATGTTAGTAACAgtggttttttttggggttATTATATTGCAacaaactttttcaaaCGAATggaaaatttaataaaaattcaGATATGTTTTCTACTATCTTTATGAAACAACTGTCTTCAATGTATAAATACTCAGTTGTCCCTATCTAAGTTATTCATCATAATTGTGGggtttgaaaaagtttGCAAATATAAGATATATGCTAAACATACTATTCAAAAGTATATATCATGTAAACATGTTAAGGAGGTagaagaatgaaaaaaaaatatgatgagttaaaaattttattttttccttcctctttgatttatatattgttaaagaaaaaggaagaTGTTGATGGTGAGAATTAAAACCCTAAATAAAACTcaaatctttcaaatttgaactggaaaaaaaaaaattagaacTGCCTCGataacaaacaacaacacaaaATATATCCGTTACTAAACTTATAGACGTAATCTCAGATCTAGGTTCACACTTAATTGAATTCGCTCAGATACTGTGTTCCATTCCATTCAATTTGCTGCTAACCGATATTCGTACCTTATAATTTGCATTTTAAATGTTTCATCTAGCATCGTCGTTGTACACTCAATACACCAAAAGAGAGCAATACAATATTCTTATTTTAGGATTGGACAATGCAGGCAAAACGACATTCTTGGAACATTTGAAGTTATTATATTCATCCTCCACGGAATCAGCAAACAAGAATCAATTATCCAAGAACTCAACCACCAGTGACGACCAACCCCGATCAACATCAGATGTGATCAAATCTAAACGGATTTTACCCACAGTTGGTCAAAACActacaacaataaaattcGAGTCCAAGGATTCGGATTCACCCTTAGCGTCACAATTTAAAAAcataaatttgaaattttgggATTTAGGGGGACAGAAATCATTGCGGAATATGTGGTCCAGGTACTTTAAGCAATGCCATGGCatcatatttataattgattcTACTGATACTGAAAGGTTTCAGGAATGCTATGAAAcattgattgatattgCACATGACGATATTTGGATGCAGAttgacgacgacgacgacaACGACAACGACAACAGCAATGTTGACGGAACAGTAAATGTGCCAATACTAATGATGGCAAACAAGCAAGATCTACCGCAGGCTGTAGATTTGGTTTCTCTCAAAACCGGGGTGTTTATCAAATTAGTCAGCGAATTGGAAGCTACCGACTCAAAGTTATTGCCAGTGTCGGTCTTGGAAAATCAAGGATTGCAAGAAAGTTTAGAATGGTTAGTGACGCGATTGATTTACAACAAACGTAACAAAAAGCCTGAGTATAAGTGAAAATAGAGATTAAATACAATAGAATCGCAATTAACACATTTACGATACTTTCGAAAATAGTTTTTACGTTTCTCACTCCTTCCAAAAGAAAGGTACTCTGAATTCAAGAGGGGAGAGAGAAGAACAACAGTTTGGATTCCCTTAGTTCAGAAATCACTCAACGACGTCATGCAGCGGATCATTTAGTTTTGCTGCATAACCATTacatttgttgttggaatTCGCGGGATAGAATTAGACTGTTCCGTTCGCTTACCAGGTACGAAGACCTGTCAGTAAATCTGTATTCCGCAAAGCATAACTCTGCTGTTACCCTATCCTTGatacttttgaaaattatacACAACGTAGACCTTACTGTAATGCACAACTCAAGCGTATAgaatttgaagatattAATTACAACAAGGAGAATCTTCGGACAGTAGTCTATGAGCGGTTGCATTGCTACGATGGAGCGTATCGGcaatatataatttttgattttttttttgcggTATCTTGTTTGCGGTCGTACCCAacatattcaattgatgtCATACACGTTGTTAAGGAGATATTTCGTAGATCATTTCActgaaaataatattatagTAGGTAGTTTCATCATAAACTGACTAGATTAAACACTACTCACCTGTCATCTCCACAGTTGCTATATTGCTATTTCATACTCTACTCCTTAAGATgttaattttgaaatttaatttaatgCACAGTGCATTGTGTAATTAGAAGAGAAGACATGTTCAGAGACAATGTGGATAATAGACCTATTCCGAAAGAAAATTCATGACTATAATCTCAATTGTATTGCTTCTTGCCTTGTTAAAATGTTCCCTCCGTCCCCCCCTGTCTCATAATTTTCTATGTGaatcttttattttattctcTCTTTTGTCttgctttttcttttttagtttgGCTTAACccacattttttttttcaggaTCTTTGTGTCACCACCTGAAATTGGTGTATTAATTTGGCACCGTCATAGCAATCATGAAAATTCCAGAAGTTAGACATCACAAAACTATCCGAGATATATACCCTCTCCTTTTGATATCTTGCTTTCtctaatatatatatataacatACAGTCAATCCATCCCCATCATCCTTCATTTCATTCttgaattctttttttttccttttctactttttgttcaatcaatttattaatctATCAAgttttaattattgttttattatcaaattctcgaaaacaattttcaattcta
This genomic stretch from Candida albicans SC5314 chromosome 1, complete sequence harbors:
- a CDS encoding uncharacterized protein (Protein similar to S. cerevisiae Gvp36p; transposon mutation affects filamentous growth), translated to MSFKFPSFDFKSIQESLPSVDQVKESFTKTSDQLSKSIQPYTTKTTQLISEQLKHLEQLANNTTDDIDVSELPQDYLQLESNCDLLLKLYTDLIQTTNETYGKVSYDYPPGNYAINKIKDANVSGLIGQKFNQLKNVSSPQELEKVLLGQDVDAESKDESGVVSIQPTSPQLPKTLFGHLAEICAKHSDELKSSEHPLSFALLQVSSTYQEIAVARLDQDKKIMSGLNAELIRTLNESFIKVNELRKKVYATRGEFDLLRSKYEKSDPENEELIAKEDGFVSATEVAVVEMKKLLKPSKNIDLLKVLVAAQKDYFEVGAKKLKEVLDNLDKIPTTGEEEEDD
- the FGR16 gene encoding U4/U6-U5 snRNP complex subunit (Protein lacking an ortholog in S. cerevisiae; transposon mutation affects filamentous growth; fluconazole-downregulated), whose protein sequence is MTENTTPYYKKQASYQDKRYTINKSNLIEPIIRHRIQDSLFYKQHLYLSNEATILPIIIEHVHYIGGTDSSNRPSTFISCLFRLLELEPSKEIIKTYLTQLDFNEFKYLTALTLIYIRLTYPSQEVYSIFDQYFQDFRKLRIKLKTPVFDSQKLPIHYKITFIDEWVDTLLVNERVIDLMLPRLIPRTTLVERGQLAPRQYYIDVSDEEEKDAGEEEKDAGEEEDNDYESDSD
- a CDS encoding mannosylinositol phosphorylceramide synthase regulatory subunit (Ortholog(s) have enzyme regulator activity, role in cellular calcium ion homeostasis and integral component of endoplasmic reticulum membrane localization), whose translation is MAITNLLESQDAHSEASLHAVSKTKILFIVILFIVSLTSFVFQTEFTSQAYKLKFSEPVVLLAVTHGSWWLLWPIQIIFVSLWRTTSKMKKTDKEATISNSVGSGIQYQRLNSNSGLLENEGDSTQQQNQLQVPLHQINYFTYFKKCIVKQFHNVYHTSILIYQSNVKGDRSTTYLNQLIDENPHISNSSSIRECIKTFIATPSIRYVIIKAFIITVVLTLAGFTWYGAMSMTYPSDVTAIYNCSAFTAYAFAIPLLNEKFSWLKASSVIIALSGVFIVAYSGDDSKDQPKEENPYPLRFWGNLLILTGAVLYGYYEVLYKKYLCIPEHLSKITTPRRQSTFANFVMGFFGIYTLTILVTILIFAEVFHIHHFNLFDYGDNTTTIWLYISGSIVSNLLFSASFLSLMALTSPVLSSVSSLLTIFLIGLVEWWVFGNKLGFQQLVGDLLVIVGFVMLTIASWKEISEGNEDDEVDAVSTYSFALSTEENR
- a CDS encoding uncharacterized protein (Ortholog(s) have role in proteasome regulatory particle assembly and cytosol, nucleus localization), which produces MTVDESDVSGSFQGLMRSLNLDSEQFKEYDDIDFESLNFIQLSHVKDEIENQLNILFDLLRHKYNADMDTPLVTPDGFPRSDLDVVTIRLLRIRIIRLRNDDRKVIHLLDDRMAQEFATRRESNIEAGEEESTTSSTSRYHIPFAQVREVVSGGPAFNSGLKEGDQIIVFDDDIHAANNNKLGSLVSRVRSKQNEEIKVDLKRGEERITLKLIPSDNWDGQGLLGCRLIPI
- a CDS encoding ubiquitin-related modifier (Ortholog(s) have protein tag activity and role in cell budding, cellular response to oxidative stress, invasive growth in response to glucose limitation, protein urmylation, tRNA wobble position uridine thiolation), coding for MAIKIKVEFLGGLDIISNSVREHKCVIPFEEGEATVADLITYITKNIISDPKDIPVFIEDGTVRPGILVLINDTDWELEGMEEYVIESGDVFTFTSTLHGG
- the WBP1 gene encoding dolichyl-diphosphooligosaccharide-protein glycotransferase (Putative oligosaccharyltransferase subunit; Spider biofilm repressed), which gives rise to MLKQLYFFLVCLLWTTVNASRFDVEHALVLYDPELLPLNDTSSLTPEVAQFIEYLSDKFDVKISDYNSEDINLFFDDYPRYEHLVLFPSSKKTITSKEALSSHNLLRFINENSNIFVVGGSQSVLPDGLRGFLNELGVFPSPKNYKYIDHFNSKNGVVQLNRDNVVEGNRLVQELSVTKYDGNAALISNNELIFPIVRSSATGYTNKVGEPIDADKTWTFGEQGYLAVGFEALNNARLVWVGSNSLLAEPQLYKWCFQQQGKLKLQFVEHIKADEPSKPNPHLYRIKDQAIYTIGVSEFVDGKWIPFEVKDEKDQLQLSFKMLDPYQRLNLKPLGPVSAISNSTELDTYAYFVNFTVPDHHGMFTFELDYKRPGLSYLVDKRVVTVRHFANDEFKRSWDISNSWLYVASAVFVIIAWFVFVVSYIYIGKSNYSKKNV
- the ARL3 gene encoding Arf family GTPase (Putative Ras superfamily GTPase; induced by nitric oxide independent of Yhb1p) — its product is MFHLASSLYTQYTKREQYNILILGLDNAGKTTFLEHLKLLYSSSTESANKNQLSKNSTTSDDQPRSTSDVIKSKRILPTVGQNTTTIKFESKDSDSPLASQFKNINLKFWDLGGQKSLRNMWSRYFKQCHGIIFIIDSTDTERFQECYETLIDIAHDDIWMQIDDDDDNDNDNSNVDGTVNVPILMMANKQDLPQAVDLVSLKTGVFIKLVSELEATDSKLLPVSVLENQGLQESLEWLVTRLIYNKRNKKPEYK